Proteins encoded by one window of Halobaculum halobium:
- a CDS encoding NINE protein: MDWIDENLPDDLAIAVVNETGSRTTANVGCRTGGDVLFVDRVTLDPGARREWSESVDGPVEIGVQVRDGPEATERFDPTDGSGRVAATITAGSVSFSTAGGRGGVGQRGTGGVDSFAAAETSGGGFGDDGGPFGGDDAVGADRDDAVGADRDDGWGFGDDGTDAGGTWGFDDAPTGEGASAAGDGGIDGGDATASASTSRSASGSGAAADSGWGFGDEGEDPDDVSSADGDHAEPSTTAGAEDEPAGRTAGATPTDGNRGDARTGADAAGDAAASRPTGTREPESDERHSGGESPGAGPGSDSGDREGDDEEASDSRGATADSARAEPDRSGGRDASTDANADVASGRPDETRGGTSRTAGADEMYCSSCGSVIKEQAELCPECGVRQSDTSASASGSKDKTSAALLAIFLGFIGAHHFYLGNTGRGILYLLLSWTFIPATIALIEAVIYLTKSEEEFQRQYGG; encoded by the coding sequence ATGGATTGGATTGACGAAAACCTCCCCGACGACCTCGCGATCGCCGTCGTCAACGAGACGGGGTCGCGGACGACGGCGAACGTCGGGTGTCGCACCGGCGGGGACGTCTTGTTCGTCGATCGGGTGACGCTCGATCCCGGGGCGCGACGCGAGTGGTCGGAGTCGGTCGACGGCCCGGTCGAGATCGGGGTACAGGTCAGAGACGGTCCGGAGGCGACCGAACGGTTCGATCCGACCGACGGCTCCGGCCGCGTGGCGGCGACGATCACCGCGGGTTCGGTCTCGTTTTCGACCGCCGGCGGTCGAGGCGGCGTCGGCCAGAGGGGAACCGGCGGCGTGGACTCCTTCGCGGCCGCCGAGACGAGCGGCGGCGGTTTCGGCGACGACGGCGGTCCCTTCGGCGGCGACGACGCCGTCGGCGCCGACCGCGACGACGCCGTCGGCGCCGACCGCGACGACGGCTGGGGGTTCGGCGACGACGGAACCGACGCCGGCGGGACGTGGGGCTTCGACGACGCGCCGACCGGCGAGGGTGCGAGCGCCGCCGGCGACGGCGGTATCGACGGCGGTGACGCCACCGCGTCCGCGTCGACATCCCGATCGGCATCGGGGTCGGGAGCGGCCGCCGACAGCGGCTGGGGATTCGGGGACGAGGGGGAAGACCCCGACGACGTGTCGAGCGCAGACGGTGACCACGCAGAGCCGTCGACGACTGCGGGCGCCGAAGACGAACCGGCGGGGAGGACCGCCGGCGCGACCCCGACCGACGGGAATCGAGGAGACGCACGGACAGGGGCGGACGCCGCCGGGGATGCTGCCGCGAGCCGACCGACCGGGACTCGGGAGCCCGAAAGCGACGAGCGCCACTCCGGCGGCGAATCCCCCGGAGCGGGTCCCGGAAGCGATTCCGGCGACCGCGAGGGCGACGACGAGGAAGCGTCCGATTCGAGAGGCGCGACGGCGGACTCCGCGCGGGCCGAACCCGATCGGAGCGGCGGGAGGGACGCGTCCACCGACGCGAACGCGGACGTCGCCAGCGGTCGACCCGACGAGACCCGAGGCGGAACCAGTCGAACCGCGGGCGCCGACGAGATGTACTGCTCTAGTTGCGGTTCCGTGATCAAAGAGCAGGCCGAACTCTGTCCGGAGTGTGGCGTTCGTCAGTCGGACACGTCCGCGTCCGCATCCGGATCGAAAGACAAGACCAGCGCGGCGCTGCTCGCCATCTTCCTCGGGTTCATCGGCGCCCACCACTTCTACCTCGGGAACACCGGTCGCGGAATCTTGTACCTGCTGCTGTCGTGGACGTTCATCCCCGCAACGATCGCTCTCATCGAAGCGGTCATCTACCTCACGAAGTCGGAAGAGGAGTTCCAGCGGCAGTACGGTGGGTGA
- a CDS encoding metallophosphoesterase family protein has translation MRLGLLSDVHGNRIALEAVLDDMPPVDGLVCAGDVVGYNPWPAECVAALRERSVPTVQGNHDRAVATGSATGFNPMALAGVEHARTSLDENALAWLGGLPERRTVADGRVAVVHGHPDDPDHYTRRREFSGGLVARAADRLGVDEGDLDALVLGHTHVQHHGVFPEGAVVNPGSVGQPRDGDPRAAYAVLDVDAREVEERRVEYDTDAVADAVADAGLPERIGSRLAEGR, from the coding sequence GTGCGACTCGGCCTCCTCTCGGACGTCCACGGCAACCGCATCGCACTGGAAGCCGTCCTCGATGACATGCCGCCCGTGGACGGACTCGTCTGCGCGGGCGACGTGGTGGGATACAACCCCTGGCCGGCCGAGTGCGTCGCGGCGCTCCGCGAGCGATCGGTGCCGACCGTCCAAGGGAACCACGATCGGGCGGTCGCCACCGGGTCGGCGACCGGGTTCAACCCGATGGCCCTCGCGGGCGTCGAACACGCCCGGACGAGCCTCGACGAGAACGCACTCGCCTGGCTCGGCGGACTCCCCGAACGGCGGACGGTCGCCGACGGGCGCGTCGCGGTGGTCCACGGGCACCCGGACGACCCGGACCACTACACGCGCCGGCGGGAGTTTTCCGGCGGCCTCGTCGCGAGGGCGGCCGATCGCCTCGGCGTCGACGAGGGCGACCTCGACGCGCTCGTGCTCGGGCACACGCACGTCCAGCACCACGGGGTGTTTCCCGAGGGCGCGGTCGTGAACCCGGGGAGCGTCGGGCAGCCGCGCGACGGCGATCCGCGCGCGGCGTACGCCGTTCTGGACGTCGACGCTCGCGAGGTCGAGGAGCGACGCGTCGAGTACGACACAGACGCCGTCGCCGACGCCGTCGCCGACGCCGGCCTTCCAGAGCGGATCGGGAGCCGCCTCGCCGAGGGACGGTGA
- a CDS encoding DUF7504 family protein, whose translation MTGNNATITESIGDASTVLLVAPSHSCADSTACAELITRHSPPHPDVICVTLNKGPDDRLGGWQEHVGAELPARAAIIDARPVDTRGTGAGAGARAVSSAPSITLESIAADADLLDFAVKIGAQIGAWTDTDHRTQLCVDSLETLVDRYTAQDLVDLVRALNTLCTDLGVFAHHHVDPADCPESLLAMLRPLYDAVLERTSDGWTVSTAESATVEPSFRETVDSRPGRTSREADPPDAVSLPYSFDTVLDLVGNPVRRTLLYELRGRPDDEIPLDELVDVVLNRVSTAPSVTSDSTDRIDLQLVHTHLPKLQEANVIRYDPDTETVTYRSNPALEAHLDCMEMLELG comes from the coding sequence ATGACTGGAAACAACGCCACCATCACAGAATCGATCGGCGACGCATCGACTGTCCTGCTCGTCGCTCCGTCCCACTCGTGTGCGGACTCGACGGCGTGTGCTGAATTGATCACGCGTCACAGTCCACCCCATCCAGACGTGATCTGTGTGACGTTGAACAAGGGGCCAGACGACAGGCTCGGCGGGTGGCAGGAGCACGTCGGGGCGGAGTTGCCGGCGCGGGCCGCGATCATCGACGCCCGACCTGTCGACACTAGAGGGACCGGCGCCGGAGCGGGCGCGCGCGCCGTCTCCTCGGCACCCTCGATCACGCTCGAGTCGATCGCTGCCGACGCCGATCTGTTGGACTTCGCCGTGAAGATCGGGGCGCAGATCGGCGCGTGGACCGACACCGACCACCGGACGCAGCTGTGTGTGGACTCGTTGGAAACCCTGGTGGATCGCTACACGGCGCAGGATCTCGTCGATCTCGTTCGAGCGCTGAACACGCTGTGTACTGATCTGGGCGTGTTCGCACACCACCACGTGGACCCCGCTGACTGCCCGGAGTCGCTGCTCGCGATGCTCCGGCCGCTGTACGACGCGGTGCTCGAGCGCACCAGCGACGGCTGGACCGTCTCGACGGCGGAGTCCGCGACTGTCGAACCGTCGTTCCGGGAGACTGTCGACAGCCGACCCGGGCGCACGTCTCGCGAGGCCGATCCGCCGGACGCGGTTTCGCTGCCGTACTCGTTCGACACGGTGCTGGATCTGGTCGGCAACCCTGTTCGGCGGACGCTGTTGTACGAACTGCGGGGGCGGCCCGACGATGAGATCCCGCTCGACGAGTTGGTCGACGTCGTACTCAATCGAGTGAGTACCGCCCCCTCGGTGACCTCCGACAGCACCGACCGTATCGATCTTCAACTCGTTCACACGCATCTCCCGAAGTTGCAGGAGGCGAACGTGATCCGGTACGATCCGGACACCGAGACGGTGACGTACCGGTCGAACCCCGCGTTGGAGGCACATCTCGACTGTATGGAGATGCTCGAATTAGGATGA
- a CDS encoding IMP cyclohydrolase has protein sequence MYIGRFVVIGPKVGAYRVSSRSFPNRKVTRRGDDTLTVVPTADAEETDNPYVSYNCARAAGEGAVVGNGSHVDPIAEKYDRGYPARDALVEALHAMDYEKDDYDTPRVAGIVEEGAGYVGIVRRDALVVHEVDEPHLVATYEEDEPRAFEFEPRTAVAAARTAYGLEYEHAVCAAGVHVSDSGSSFAVQNTSEE, from the coding sequence ATGTACATCGGACGGTTCGTCGTCATCGGGCCGAAGGTCGGCGCGTACCGCGTCTCCTCGCGTTCGTTCCCGAACCGCAAGGTGACGCGGCGCGGCGACGACACGCTCACCGTGGTCCCGACGGCCGACGCCGAGGAGACGGACAACCCGTACGTCTCGTACAACTGCGCGCGGGCGGCGGGCGAGGGCGCCGTCGTCGGCAACGGTTCGCACGTGGACCCGATCGCCGAGAAGTACGACCGCGGGTACCCCGCCCGCGACGCGCTCGTCGAGGCGCTGCACGCGATGGACTACGAGAAGGACGACTACGACACCCCGCGCGTCGCGGGAATCGTCGAGGAGGGTGCCGGCTACGTGGGGATCGTCCGCCGCGACGCGCTGGTGGTCCACGAGGTCGACGAACCACACCTCGTGGCGACGTACGAGGAGGACGAGCCCCGAGCGTTCGAGTTCGAGCCGCGGACCGCAGTGGCGGCCGCGCGGACCGCGTACGGACTCGAGTACGAACACGCCGTCTGCGCAGCGGGGGTCCACGTCAGTGACAGCGGGAGTTCCTTCGCCGTGCAAAACACGAGCGAGGAGTGA
- a CDS encoding ABC transporter ATP-binding protein, with protein MAGPEDADADERSSGAGAVDASAPPVIAGRDVVKEYVTGGETVRALGGIDFRVDPGEFVAIVGPSGSGKSTLLNMLGLLDEPTSGLVELEGVDVETFGDAERTRKRKETIGFVFQSFHLIPTLTAVENVEVPRLLDRTPTRTREIATDLLERMGIGDRLEHYPDELSGGQKQRVAIARALVNEPRLLLADEPTGNLDRDTGDQILAEFDAITDEGVAVVTVTHDDYVAQFADRVVNLIDGTVREDEEAVTG; from the coding sequence ATGGCGGGACCCGAGGACGCGGACGCCGACGAGCGCAGTTCCGGGGCCGGCGCCGTCGACGCGTCGGCCCCCCCGGTCATCGCGGGCCGCGACGTGGTCAAGGAGTACGTCACCGGCGGCGAGACGGTGCGCGCGCTGGGCGGCATCGACTTCCGGGTCGACCCGGGAGAGTTCGTCGCCATCGTCGGCCCGTCGGGGTCGGGGAAATCCACCCTGCTGAACATGCTCGGCCTGCTCGACGAACCGACCAGCGGCCTCGTGGAGCTGGAGGGCGTCGACGTGGAGACCTTCGGCGACGCCGAGCGGACGCGCAAGCGCAAGGAGACGATCGGGTTCGTTTTCCAGAGCTTCCACCTCATTCCGACCCTCACCGCCGTCGAGAACGTCGAGGTGCCGCGGCTGCTCGATCGAACGCCGACCCGGACCCGCGAGATCGCGACTGACCTCCTCGAACGGATGGGGATCGGCGACCGACTCGAGCACTACCCCGACGAGCTGTCCGGCGGGCAAAAGCAGCGCGTCGCGATCGCTCGGGCGCTCGTGAACGAGCCGCGGCTCCTGCTCGCGGACGAGCCGACGGGGAACCTCGACCGCGACACCGGCGATCAGATCCTCGCGGAGTTCGACGCGATCACCGACGAGGGCGTCGCCGTCGTCACCGTCACCCACGACGACTACGTCGCGCAGTTCGCCGACCGCGTCGTCAACCTCATCGACGGCACCGTCCGCGAGGACGAGGAGGCTGTCACCGGATGA